One window of the Methanobrevibacter millerae genome contains the following:
- a CDS encoding TIGR00297 family protein, with translation MVETLMINWVYVIALFILGIITYKRQSLDLFGSIVMVVMGIVIIFSAGVNWLLILVLFLVMSLLATKYSRAYKRSLGEYEGRRSSKNVISNGIVAFMMAAFGGYYLPFVGGFIGAIATATADTLASEIGILQQPRLITTFQKVDPGTDGAVSVLGTAVGMIGALIIGIAAYLLGVITNPLSAIVVSVVSGTVGCFMDSFLGATFERANMLTNEHVNLIATITGAIVGILLI, from the coding sequence ATGGTTGAAACGCTAATGATTAATTGGGTGTATGTTATTGCCTTATTCATTCTTGGAATAATAACCTATAAAAGGCAATCCCTGGATTTATTCGGTTCCATTGTTATGGTAGTAATGGGAATCGTAATTATTTTCTCGGCAGGAGTCAACTGGCTGCTTATTTTAGTTCTCTTTCTTGTAATGTCACTTCTTGCAACGAAATACTCCAGGGCATACAAGCGTTCCCTGGGTGAATACGAAGGAAGAAGGTCTTCCAAAAACGTAATTTCAAACGGTATCGTGGCATTCATGATGGCGGCCTTCGGCGGATATTACCTCCCGTTTGTCGGCGGATTCATCGGAGCCATCGCAACCGCAACCGCAGACACACTGGCTTCTGAAATAGGAATATTGCAGCAGCCAAGATTAATAACGACCTTTCAAAAGGTAGATCCGGGAACCGACGGTGCAGTATCCGTTTTGGGAACGGCAGTAGGAATGATTGGAGCACTTATTATAGGTATTGCAGCATACCTGCTGGGTGTTATCACAAATCCGCTGTCAGCCATTGTCGTATCCGTGGTATCCGGAACCGTAGGATGCTTTATGGACAGCTTTTTGGGCGCAACGTTTGAAAGGGCGAACATGCTTACAAACGAGCACGTCAATCTAATCGCAACAATTACCGGCGCAATCGTCGGAATACTGCTTATCTAA
- a CDS encoding 30S ribosomal protein S3ae, with the protein MAKAKSRRRVRDTWKEKSWYTIKTPLMFEEKEIGETPAKDPELLIGRGVEVTMRELTGDFSKQYIKLRFEIDNVAGDVASTKFTGHKTTTDYVRSMIRRGTSRIDASTIVTTKDERKIKLHVLAVTIRRAKSSQQRYMRQVIEDLLKEAAAERTYEELVKSSVNGKLASEIYHTAKKIYPLKRVEIIKSKVIK; encoded by the coding sequence ATGGCAAAGGCAAAATCTAGACGTAGAGTACGTGACACTTGGAAAGAAAAATCATGGTATACAATTAAAACACCATTAATGTTTGAAGAAAAGGAAATTGGGGAAACCCCAGCTAAAGACCCAGAACTCTTAATCGGAAGAGGCGTTGAAGTTACAATGAGGGAATTAACCGGTGACTTCTCAAAACAATACATCAAACTCAGATTTGAAATTGACAACGTTGCTGGAGACGTAGCATCCACCAAATTTACCGGTCACAAGACCACTACCGATTACGTTAGAAGCATGATCAGAAGGGGAACTTCCAGAATCGACGCTTCCACTATCGTAACTACAAAAGACGAACGCAAAATTAAACTTCACGTTCTTGCAGTAACAATCAGAAGAGCTAAATCTTCCCAGCAAAGATACATGAGACAAGTAATCGAAGACTTACTCAAAGAAGCTGCAGCTGAAAGAACTTACGAAGAATTAGTTAAATCTTCAGTTAACGGTAAATTAGCTTCTGAAATTTACCACACTGCTAAAAAAATCTACCCTCTCAAAAGAGTGGAAATTATCAAAAGTAAAGTAATCAAATAG